The Paracholeplasma brassicae genome contains a region encoding:
- a CDS encoding polysaccharide deacetylase family protein: protein MKEFLTIIGIFIALFFTYHLVWFLIFKRTFKPVLMYHRITDEEKPIDIRYQIHKGKPLNLDSMKVRPSEFESQLKYLKQKGFITPSLREDLFKIKDKAVYMTFDDGYVDNYTNAFPRLQKYDFKGIFYITAGLIENGFMPIDQNDQQVSNRLMNHEELNILNRAGMQIGSHSMTHPWLNDIGIDLNIEIVQSKLILEEKLGIKIDTFAYPGGLYDNEVLNLVKNIIKRP from the coding sequence ATGAAAGAGTTCTTAACAATCATTGGGATTTTTATCGCATTATTTTTTACATACCACCTCGTGTGGTTTTTAATCTTTAAAAGGACTTTTAAACCGGTACTAATGTATCACCGCATCACAGATGAAGAAAAACCCATTGACATTCGTTATCAAATACATAAAGGAAAACCATTAAACTTAGATTCGATGAAGGTTAGACCAAGTGAGTTTGAATCCCAATTAAAGTATTTAAAGCAAAAAGGATTTATCACACCTAGTTTAAGAGAAGATCTATTTAAAATTAAGGATAAAGCAGTCTATATGACATTTGATGATGGCTATGTGGATAATTACACAAATGCATTTCCACGCTTACAAAAATACGACTTTAAGGGGATATTTTACATAACCGCTGGTTTAATAGAGAATGGTTTTATGCCGATTGATCAAAATGATCAACAAGTATCCAATAGACTTATGAATCATGAAGAATTAAACATACTTAATCGTGCAGGCATGCAAATAGGATCACATTCGATGACACATCCGTGGCTAAATGACATTGGTATTGATCTTAATATAGAGATTGTTCAATCAAAATTAATACTAGAAGAAAAGCTAGGTATTAAGATTGATACTTTTGCATACCCAGGGGGATTATATGATAATGAGGTATTAAACCTTGTAAAAAACATTATCAAACGGCCGTGA
- a CDS encoding peptidoglycan bridge formation glycyltransferase FemA/FemB family protein produces the protein MAVKTLLKVEYDLYNQLIIKSKQKTVFQTIPYLESLVKLGYSFEILGYFVLGELKYALPVQKKKIPFVNRFYYAIPYGIISEAETVDRDVLNQFIKRLKQKGWIINLSLQEKQEIPKFSHPTYHTTLMIDLNETLDLIFDSFSKTHRNCTRKAIKEGVSVRMSRDLNDIDLFIYIYESMLDEKSFDGIKPSLVRDIMAKLIESNFRFFCHCKL, from the coding sequence ATGGCTGTTAAGACGCTCTTAAAAGTAGAATATGATTTATACAATCAGTTGATAATTAAATCAAAACAAAAAACAGTTTTTCAAACCATTCCTTATCTTGAATCGCTTGTCAAACTAGGTTATTCATTTGAGATATTAGGGTATTTTGTTTTAGGTGAATTAAAGTATGCATTGCCAGTTCAAAAGAAGAAAATACCGTTTGTTAATCGTTTTTATTATGCCATACCTTATGGCATCATTAGTGAAGCAGAAACAGTGGATAGAGATGTCTTAAACCAATTTATTAAAAGACTAAAACAAAAAGGATGGATCATTAATCTATCCTTACAAGAAAAACAAGAGATACCAAAATTTAGTCACCCAACATACCATACCACGTTAATGATTGACTTAAATGAAACCCTAGATTTAATCTTCGATTCATTTTCTAAAACACATCGAAATTGTACTAGAAAAGCAATAAAAGAAGGCGTAAGTGTGAGAATGTCTCGTGATTTGAATGACATCGATCTGTTTATTTATATATATGAGTCGATGCTCGATGAAAAATCATTTGATGGTATTAAACCGAGTCTTGTAAGAGACATTATGGCTAAGTTAATCGAATCCAACTTTAGGTTTTTTTGCCATTGCAAGTTATGA
- a CDS encoding peptidoglycan bridge formation glycyltransferase FemA/FemB family protein, whose protein sequence is MAFISTIGTDARYLYGSSLRVQDKLPPIGQYLHYEIIRYLKDEGYKSYDMGGIPNLPMDDNHQSYHVYKFKKGFGGTPKILSYDYKYVRFKLLRLLNR, encoded by the coding sequence ATGGCATTCATATCAACCATCGGTACAGATGCACGTTATTTGTATGGATCAAGTTTAAGAGTTCAAGATAAACTACCGCCTATCGGACAATACCTACATTATGAAATCATTAGATATTTAAAAGATGAAGGCTACAAGTCTTATGATATGGGTGGTATTCCTAATTTACCGATGGATGATAACCATCAATCTTATCACGTCTATAAGTTTAAGAAAGGGTTTGGTGGAACACCAAAGATTCTTTCTTATGATTACAAGTACGTAAGATTTAAATTATTGAGATTATTAAATCGTTAG
- the murJ gene encoding murein biosynthesis integral membrane protein MurJ, whose amino-acid sequence MKPKPKQFLSSLVKTVSLLTLITISSKMLGLLREVGIASYFGVGLTSDAFYAALIIPALLFTSVGVAIQNLFMIEFTAVKNQFEDIDHQSRLSSNVSNILVIIAIIIASFSFILTPYIVKVIAPGFTDPDKFNLTVKLTRILIPTMVIIPVYQIRASMLRVYERFVTVALIDLCFNLFQISYLFIFADRFGIEGLAYSILFAYLTQWLTIEIIAHKMGFKIKKILDFKDPHWVIIFRLFIPTMISFGIIQVNSMVDKIIASNLGDGAISALNYGFMIRNLIYTVVISTILMVVYPILLKSKEANQMDSYHEVGNKTLEILWVLTLPLTTLLMIFSKPVVSILFERGEFTDMATKITSDVLFYYAIGIAFFAVKEFLVIVSYTHKNRRLPLFITLIGALLNIGFSLVLKQSMGVNGIAFGLAISEIISVVIMVIYIYKNQYLQVQSSFRELMVIFLINVVLAYGLYSIYPRLGLSSHKLIELSLLILYGTIFMTVYALMLHLFKIRLFRDFFKQIRRKSDV is encoded by the coding sequence ATGAAACCAAAACCAAAGCAGTTTCTATCTAGTCTAGTTAAGACAGTCAGTCTTTTAACACTAATTACAATTTCATCTAAGATGTTAGGACTATTAAGAGAAGTGGGTATCGCTTCTTATTTTGGCGTTGGTTTAACGAGTGATGCATTTTATGCAGCACTGATCATTCCTGCTTTACTGTTTACTTCTGTGGGTGTCGCAATCCAAAATTTATTTATGATTGAATTCACGGCGGTTAAAAACCAGTTTGAAGACATCGATCATCAAAGTAGATTATCAAGTAATGTTTCAAACATATTGGTGATTATCGCGATTATAATCGCTTCTTTTTCTTTTATATTGACGCCCTATATTGTCAAAGTGATCGCCCCTGGTTTTACAGATCCTGATAAGTTTAATTTAACAGTTAAATTGACTAGAATATTGATTCCAACGATGGTGATTATTCCAGTTTATCAAATTAGAGCGTCCATGCTTAGGGTTTATGAACGATTTGTTACGGTTGCGCTCATTGACTTATGCTTTAATTTATTTCAAATTTCATATTTATTCATTTTTGCTGATCGATTTGGGATTGAAGGTTTGGCTTACTCAATCTTATTTGCATATTTGACTCAGTGGTTAACCATTGAAATTATAGCCCACAAAATGGGCTTTAAAATCAAAAAAATACTTGATTTTAAAGATCCCCACTGGGTGATCATCTTTAGGTTATTTATACCTACGATGATTAGTTTTGGAATTATCCAAGTGAATTCTATGGTCGATAAAATCATTGCCTCAAACTTAGGTGATGGGGCTATTTCAGCTTTAAACTATGGATTTATGATTAGAAATTTGATTTATACTGTGGTAATATCAACGATATTGATGGTAGTCTATCCGATTTTACTTAAATCAAAAGAAGCCAATCAAATGGATAGTTATCATGAGGTGGGCAATAAAACACTTGAGATTTTATGGGTACTTACGCTACCGCTTACAACCCTTTTGATGATATTTTCTAAACCAGTGGTAAGCATTTTATTTGAACGTGGTGAATTTACAGATATGGCAACGAAAATCACCAGTGATGTGTTATTCTATTATGCTATTGGGATTGCATTCTTTGCAGTTAAAGAATTCTTAGTCATTGTGTCTTATACACATAAGAATAGAAGATTACCTTTATTTATTACACTGATAGGGGCATTACTAAATATCGGTTTTAGTCTAGTATTAAAACAATCAATGGGGGTTAATGGGATTGCGTTTGGTCTTGCAATCTCTGAAATCATTTCTGTGGTGATTATGGTTATTTATATTTATAAGAATCAGTATCTACAAGTACAGTCTTCATTTAGGGAATTGATGGTTATTTTTTTGATTAATGTTGTCCTTGCCTATGGGTTATATAGCATTTACCCACGGTTGGGTTTAAGTTCACACAAACTAATTGAATTATCGTTACTGATTTTATATGGCACGATATTTATGACAGTCTATGCACTTATGCTTCATCTATTTAAGATTAGATTGTTTAGGGATTTTTTTAAGCAAATTAGGAGGAAATCTGATGTTTGA
- a CDS encoding glycosyltransferase — protein MFDKLLTKDNRSNFLAVVSVMYLLMMFVIWQIGIEDILLHNSNIFLYANYIFIFTLLLNFDRVIEEKRLKSISILILVMGLLLFNSLYVDFGDRSRIYIFSIIPIFMVYLLAYQLEFKKVIKHGLFSLLVLLTLYNVVGIIGAIFKFDYFLFNIPNTLTDNYRYSSILTNSNAWGEFALISLWIGTLFMIKSDVLWQRITYTVVIAISVLALVASMSRTSLLMTAVLYVFLLVFSGRLNLMVRRLLRLSLVLIVIGAIMLVVIDFEYVVSLFRLNQGLTDRDQIWVYLVDQIKENLFFGVGYGNSTMLLTSSNHFKVSSPHNLYLAMLFEMGIIPFMVIMVYLIRKMVINFKFLSLTHKYDMDLMWISGFMIAFLIGQFFEYSFFTIGAMNTFVFVLLAISLGIIKEVKKEGIYKIKVTHMITGLDNGGAESMLYKVLKHGDQSKFDFKVISLSHEGFYGKKIESLGIKVITLNLEDKKKLPKAVYLLIKHTSKTDVLQTWLYHANFIGTLVGRLLCVEKVIWGVRQADVSVRHNKPSTVKFAQWSKYIAFMSSVILSNSDEVTNAHVALGYSKNKFVTIYNGFDLSLFKHEPGSKEVMRNQLGIDQDKLVFIQVARYDIQKDHETAFKALALFKSNVKIPFEMIFCGMGMAPSNVNLVNQLKSYDLFDEAHLLGVRSDVPALLSAADYFILSSLGEGFPNVLGEAMSNQLIPIVTDAGDCKMIVGDAGFVCDRQNAEALYEGLKKAYQLSAKEQIEIREKARKRIENNFDITHITKQYEMLYHL, from the coding sequence ATGTTTGATAAATTACTGACTAAGGATAATAGAAGTAACTTTTTAGCTGTTGTTTCTGTGATGTATCTACTGATGATGTTTGTCATATGGCAAATTGGCATCGAAGATATATTACTACATAATTCAAACATCTTTCTATATGCGAATTATATATTTATTTTCACGCTGTTATTGAACTTTGATCGTGTGATAGAAGAAAAACGGCTTAAATCAATATCGATTTTGATTTTGGTGATGGGTTTGTTGCTTTTTAATAGTTTATATGTCGATTTCGGTGATCGATCAAGAATCTATATTTTTTCTATTATACCGATATTCATGGTATATCTCCTGGCATATCAGTTAGAGTTTAAAAAGGTCATTAAACATGGATTATTTAGTCTTTTAGTTTTACTGACACTATATAATGTGGTTGGTATCATAGGCGCTATTTTTAAGTTTGATTACTTTTTATTCAATATTCCAAACACACTTACAGATAATTATCGCTATAGCTCGATTTTGACTAATTCAAATGCCTGGGGTGAATTTGCGCTTATCAGTTTATGGATTGGTACCCTTTTTATGATTAAATCAGATGTATTATGGCAACGCATTACCTATACAGTAGTGATTGCTATATCAGTCTTAGCATTGGTTGCTTCAATGTCTAGAACGTCTCTTTTAATGACAGCGGTGTTATATGTGTTCCTGCTTGTTTTTTCAGGGAGATTAAATCTGATGGTTAGGCGTTTACTTAGATTAAGCTTAGTTCTAATTGTGATTGGTGCTATCATGTTAGTTGTAATTGACTTTGAGTATGTGGTTAGTTTATTTAGACTGAATCAAGGCTTAACCGATCGTGATCAAATATGGGTGTATTTAGTTGATCAAATCAAGGAGAATCTATTTTTTGGTGTCGGTTATGGCAATAGCACGATGCTCTTGACCTCATCAAACCACTTTAAAGTATCTTCACCTCATAATCTTTATTTGGCGATGTTATTTGAAATGGGGATAATCCCATTTATGGTAATCATGGTTTATTTGATTAGAAAAATGGTCATTAATTTCAAGTTTTTATCTTTGACGCATAAATACGATATGGATTTAATGTGGATTTCAGGATTTATGATTGCCTTTTTAATCGGGCAATTCTTTGAATATTCATTCTTTACAATTGGCGCAATGAATACCTTTGTTTTTGTATTATTAGCCATTTCATTAGGCATCATTAAAGAGGTTAAAAAAGAAGGTATTTATAAAATCAAAGTGACACACATGATCACAGGCTTAGATAATGGTGGTGCGGAATCAATGTTATATAAGGTTTTAAAACACGGTGATCAATCTAAGTTTGATTTTAAAGTCATTTCACTATCTCATGAGGGTTTTTATGGGAAAAAAATAGAAAGCCTAGGAATTAAAGTTATCACATTAAATCTTGAAGATAAAAAGAAACTACCAAAGGCAGTCTATTTATTAATCAAACATACCTCAAAAACCGATGTCCTTCAAACTTGGTTATATCACGCTAACTTTATTGGAACACTTGTTGGTAGATTATTATGTGTTGAAAAAGTCATTTGGGGTGTAAGACAAGCTGATGTCTCAGTACGACATAATAAACCATCGACAGTTAAATTTGCACAGTGGTCTAAGTACATCGCATTCATGAGTTCAGTTATTTTGAGCAATTCTGATGAAGTCACGAATGCACATGTGGCTTTAGGTTATTCAAAAAATAAATTCGTAACGATTTATAACGGATTTGATTTAAGTTTATTCAAACATGAACCTGGTAGTAAAGAAGTCATGAGAAACCAATTAGGGATAGATCAAGATAAGCTTGTTTTTATCCAAGTCGCAAGATATGACATTCAAAAAGATCATGAAACGGCATTTAAGGCTTTAGCGTTATTCAAATCTAATGTCAAAATACCATTTGAAATGATATTTTGTGGGATGGGGATGGCACCATCTAATGTTAACTTAGTCAATCAACTAAAGTCCTATGACTTATTTGATGAGGCGCATCTATTAGGGGTTAGAAGTGATGTGCCAGCGTTATTATCTGCAGCGGATTATTTTATTTTATCTAGTTTAGGTGAAGGTTTTCCTAATGTCTTAGGTGAGGCGATGTCAAATCAATTAATACCCATTGTCACTGATGCAGGGGATTGTAAAATGATTGTGGGTGATGCTGGGTTTGTTTGTGATAGACAAAACGCAGAAGCATTATATGAAGGGCTCAAAAAAGCGTATCAACTAAGTGCTAAAGAGCAAATAGAAATAAGAGAAAAAGCTAGAAAACGAATTGAGAACAATTTTGATATTACCCATATTACCAAACAATATGAAATGCTATATCACTTATGA
- a CDS encoding O-antigen ligase family protein codes for MSVNVKKSLLGLRFFASRFLDIFSVLFLILNFIIWHLNNKELDISKYRLYHQGIQLLFAVVLINFDKFNPKKFIKDNLIFILITILGLYNSLNIVIDFNGQSVDMGMRSFELMLEAFPSFILIIVAYRMANRRAFVTGLSIVLVLILGYALLAIGQDQFNLNTFFGQVITSSGNRHQSILNNSNVLGEYAFIGIFISFFLSFLISPLWLKLVILLPVPILGHVMVLSGSRTGLFMTASYYAVINLYYKYFKKTSKMILMIGNLILFFSVILLIMGYLDFYVDSIRSEISLSGRDTIWFNGFKIIEQFQFSGIGYNNFTYVYNEWFGVLTSPHNMFIGMTAEFGILALGLTTVWFGVLFIRNHNQIITNVNSKFTTYLIFFNAFYLTFFIGQMTEYSLLKFSSINTLFLALQGLNFQMIELSKEKKYEPLKLSVLYLVMFGCFYVIVLRGLNSGAKRYLYSLVFFVLLTGCISISNGLIKHITVYKKKKSIN; via the coding sequence ATGAGTGTTAATGTTAAGAAATCATTGTTAGGCTTAAGATTCTTTGCTAGTCGTTTCTTAGATATATTTTCGGTTTTATTTTTGATTCTAAATTTCATCATATGGCATTTAAATAACAAAGAACTTGACATCTCTAAATATCGTCTTTATCACCAAGGGATTCAATTGTTATTTGCAGTTGTGTTAATCAATTTTGATAAGTTTAACCCTAAGAAGTTTATAAAAGATAATTTGATCTTCATTTTAATCACTATCTTAGGGTTATACAATTCACTTAACATCGTCATTGATTTTAATGGTCAAAGCGTTGATATGGGCATGCGTTCGTTTGAACTCATGCTGGAAGCATTTCCTTCATTTATATTAATCATCGTAGCCTATAGAATGGCTAATCGGAGGGCATTTGTTACTGGACTAAGTATTGTCTTGGTTTTAATCCTTGGGTATGCTTTATTAGCAATCGGTCAGGATCAATTTAACTTAAACACATTTTTTGGTCAAGTCATTACAAGTAGTGGTAATAGGCATCAATCGATTTTAAATAATTCTAATGTCCTTGGTGAATATGCATTTATCGGGATATTTATATCGTTCTTTTTGTCATTCTTAATCTCACCTTTATGGTTGAAGTTAGTGATTTTATTACCAGTGCCTATATTAGGTCATGTGATGGTTTTATCGGGCAGTAGAACTGGCCTATTTATGACGGCTTCATACTATGCAGTCATTAACCTGTATTACAAGTATTTTAAAAAAACGTCTAAAATGATATTGATGATAGGTAATCTTATTTTATTTTTTAGTGTCATCTTGCTAATAATGGGTTATCTAGATTTTTATGTAGACAGTATTAGGTCTGAAATAAGTTTATCCGGTAGAGATACAATTTGGTTTAATGGGTTCAAGATAATCGAACAGTTTCAGTTTAGCGGCATTGGGTATAATAACTTCACCTACGTTTACAACGAATGGTTTGGTGTGCTAACTTCACCACACAACATGTTTATTGGAATGACCGCGGAATTTGGGATATTAGCCTTAGGATTAACCACCGTGTGGTTTGGTGTTTTATTCATACGCAATCATAATCAAATCATCACAAATGTAAATTCGAAATTTACAACCTATCTAATTTTTTTTAATGCGTTTTATCTGACTTTTTTTATCGGTCAAATGACAGAGTATTCACTACTTAAATTCTCTTCAATTAATACATTATTTCTTGCACTTCAAGGATTAAACTTCCAAATGATTGAGTTATCTAAAGAAAAGAAGTATGAACCATTAAAATTATCTGTTTTATATTTAGTCATGTTTGGATGCTTTTATGTTATCGTATTAAGAGGGTTAAATAGCGGTGCAAAAAGATATTTATATTCACTGGTGTTTTTTGTGCTATTAACTGGTTGTATATCTATTAGTAATGGTCTAATAAAACATATAACTGTCTATAAAAAGAAAAAATCTATTAATTAA
- a CDS encoding O-antigen ligase family protein: protein MKITEHYLKSNYYLITIYVMAFFAFISTGPFQIVNQYIFVSFLLILSVLLISFKNTIYTIPVIFALMYSYNQLNPNSNMIDGFNFIYLIPAFLFTSIIIHLIRFKPTFKMGVLTKPYLWIAIAYIASIFYVDITITYIQLSFMGFIYLLLYQFYLQTSHTDESYLVRILFFASLLLVLEFTYSIAFGFFTENTSLSLINRVLIGMEESWYREDYGFGNINDVAIHLTLLISAQFYYVLKYPKQILYWIVPLFSGFVILLTASRGGYIGILTAYIIFIPYMIKNTTKIGKKNALYVLLLVCSALIVLNPLMKIAFNLAIQGGFDNLDNFTSDRTILYKNALTVFKKYPVFGGGWEAMVDRVNPDRIQVFHSTIFQTLAVMGIFGLISLIYYFVQTFKYLFKNRSLIKDMLLIGIIASQVVGLVDNTMYMLLYTIATLILFSLLENNEEKQ, encoded by the coding sequence ATGAAAATCACTGAACACTATTTAAAATCTAATTACTATTTGATTACCATCTATGTGATGGCTTTTTTTGCGTTTATATCGACAGGTCCTTTCCAGATAGTTAATCAGTATATATTCGTTAGCTTCTTACTCATCTTATCGGTTTTATTAATCAGCTTTAAAAACACCATTTATACCATCCCCGTCATATTTGCTTTAATGTATAGTTATAATCAGTTAAACCCAAATTCAAACATGATCGATGGATTTAATTTTATCTATTTGATTCCTGCATTTCTTTTTACCTCTATTATTATTCATTTGATTAGATTTAAACCAACCTTTAAAATGGGTGTCTTAACAAAACCTTACTTATGGATTGCTATTGCCTATATCGCTTCAATATTTTATGTAGATATCACGATAACCTACATTCAATTATCATTTATGGGGTTTATCTACCTGCTTCTTTATCAATTTTACCTGCAAACCAGTCATACGGATGAATCTTATCTGGTTCGCATACTGTTCTTCGCTTCATTATTACTCGTTTTAGAATTTACATATTCAATTGCATTTGGTTTCTTTACTGAAAATACATCTCTTTCATTAATTAATCGTGTTTTAATTGGGATGGAAGAGTCTTGGTATCGTGAGGACTACGGTTTTGGAAACATCAATGATGTGGCGATTCATTTAACACTACTGATTAGTGCTCAGTTCTATTACGTCTTAAAATATCCAAAACAAATTCTTTACTGGATTGTCCCCTTATTTTCTGGATTCGTTATCTTATTGACCGCTTCTAGGGGTGGTTATATTGGGATACTGACGGCTTACATTATTTTTATCCCATATATGATTAAAAACACAACCAAAATAGGTAAAAAGAATGCACTCTATGTTTTACTTCTGGTCTGTAGTGCCTTAATCGTATTGAACCCTTTGATGAAGATTGCTTTTAATTTAGCCATCCAAGGCGGATTTGATAATCTTGATAACTTCACATCAGACCGTACCATTCTATATAAAAACGCCTTAACCGTATTTAAAAAGTATCCAGTATTTGGTGGTGGTTGGGAAGCCATGGTAGATAGAGTTAACCCTGATCGAATCCAAGTCTTTCATTCAACCATCTTCCAAACACTTGCAGTGATGGGCATTTTTGGGTTAATTTCATTAATTTACTATTTTGTTCAAACATTCAAATACCTTTTTAAAAACCGTTCTTTGATAAAAGATATGTTACTTATTGGTATCATCGCATCTCAAGTCGTTGGTTTGGTTGATAATACCATGTATATGTTGCTATACACGATTGCAACACTCATCCTCTTTAGTCTCTTAGAGAACAATGAAGAAAAACAATAA
- a CDS encoding helix-turn-helix domain-containing protein, with product MKLQGFETNSQIISELGKRIKERRIALNMTQRDVAKDSGVSIRTISGFENGENISLDNLISILRVLRLLQEFNGLFPKKMIDPFEVLEQKQTQKRVYRKRANDKSWQWEE from the coding sequence ATGAAATTACAAGGATTTGAAACAAACAGTCAAATTATTAGTGAATTAGGCAAGCGAATTAAAGAAAGAAGAATCGCTTTAAATATGACACAAAGAGATGTTGCTAAGGATTCTGGCGTTTCTATAAGAACAATCAGTGGATTTGAGAATGGCGAAAATATATCTCTGGATAACTTGATTTCAATACTAAGAGTATTAAGATTATTGCAAGAATTTAACGGCCTATTTCCTAAAAAAATGATTGATCCTTTTGAGGTGCTCGAGCAAAAACAAACCCAAAAAAGAGTTTATCGTAAACGTGCAAACGACAAATCTTGGCAGTGGGAGGAATAG
- a CDS encoding type II toxin-antitoxin system HipA family toxin: protein MRVAEVMLWGKRIGAVSISDESPYVYFKYDEAFLNSGIQLSPIMMPLSSEIFQFKNLPLKTFRGLPGLLSDSLPDKYGNQIINAWLESQNRSIDSFNIIERLCYVGKRGMGALEYVPNKQGGFNQVDEIEIAHLIKLSNDILNHKEGIEAKEADELKDILKVGTSAGGARAKAIIAYNETTGIIKSGQIDAGSGFTYWLLKLDGVNQQEETSFTRLEYAYYLMATDAKINMSESRLLEKDGLYHFMTKRFDRIVNSNGLMEKIHMQTLGAIAHVDYDEPGLMSYERVTDIMYMMGIRLSENKQFFRRMVFNVMARNQDDHVKNISFLMDKNGKWTLSPAYDITYAYNPEGKWTSRHQMTINNKDYDFTIDDLLKCGKHMKIKPEESMIIINEVLSSIKKWAFFSEQAHVTPALSKFVESQFVLIK from the coding sequence ATGAGGGTTGCTGAGGTGATGTTATGGGGAAAAAGAATCGGGGCTGTATCGATAAGTGATGAGTCACCCTATGTCTATTTTAAGTATGACGAAGCGTTTCTTAATAGTGGTATACAACTATCTCCAATCATGATGCCACTATCAAGTGAAATATTTCAATTTAAAAATTTGCCGCTAAAAACATTCAGAGGATTACCTGGGCTATTATCTGATTCTCTACCTGATAAATATGGTAATCAAATCATTAATGCATGGTTAGAATCACAAAATAGATCAATCGATTCTTTTAACATCATTGAACGACTTTGTTATGTAGGTAAAAGAGGTATGGGTGCACTTGAGTATGTCCCTAACAAGCAAGGCGGTTTTAATCAAGTTGATGAAATAGAGATTGCTCATCTGATTAAACTTAGTAATGATATATTGAATCATAAAGAAGGCATCGAAGCTAAAGAGGCGGATGAACTTAAGGACATTCTAAAAGTCGGTACATCCGCAGGTGGCGCTAGAGCAAAAGCAATCATTGCATACAACGAGACAACTGGTATTATCAAGTCTGGACAAATTGATGCTGGGTCAGGATTTACTTATTGGTTATTGAAACTCGATGGAGTTAATCAACAAGAAGAGACCTCATTTACAAGGTTAGAGTATGCCTACTATTTAATGGCAACAGATGCGAAGATTAACATGAGCGAATCTAGGTTGCTAGAAAAAGACGGACTGTACCATTTTATGACAAAAAGATTTGATCGAATTGTGAACTCTAATGGATTGATGGAAAAAATACATATGCAAACCTTAGGCGCAATTGCGCATGTTGATTATGATGAACCGGGATTAATGAGCTACGAACGTGTCACAGATATTATGTACATGATGGGTATTAGATTAAGTGAAAACAAACAGTTTTTCAGAAGAATGGTTTTCAACGTTATGGCAAGAAATCAAGATGACCATGTTAAAAACATTTCCTTTCTGATGGATAAAAATGGGAAATGGACTTTATCCCCTGCATACGACATAACCTATGCATACAATCCTGAAGGAAAATGGACGTCTAGACATCAAATGACCATCAACAATAAAGACTATGATTTTACGATAGATGATTTATTGAAGTGTGGTAAACATATGAAAATCAAACCTGAAGAATCAATGATAATCATTAATGAAGTGTTAAGTTCAATTAAGAAGTGGGCATTCTTTTCAGAACAAGCGCACGTAACTCCTGCGTTATCTAAGTTTGTTGAGAGTCAATTCGTTCTTATTAAGTAG